One Paenibacillus sp. FSL H7-0737 DNA segment encodes these proteins:
- a CDS encoding GntR family transcriptional regulator, producing the protein MTIEFDNNLPIYIQIMNYIKGEIVTGKLKPGDKILSVRELANELQINPNTVQRTFQELEREEIVETRRGMGRYVTSNEGTILTIKKEMAKDVLDRFIRGMQDLGFQGEDILAAVAESIRNKDGE; encoded by the coding sequence ATGACAATCGAATTCGATAACAACTTGCCGATTTATATTCAGATCATGAATTACATCAAAGGAGAAATCGTCACAGGTAAGTTAAAACCAGGAGATAAAATTCTCTCGGTACGAGAGCTTGCCAATGAACTGCAGATTAATCCGAATACAGTACAAAGAACCTTTCAGGAACTGGAGCGTGAAGAAATCGTGGAGACCCGGCGTGGAATGGGAAGATACGTCACTAGTAATGAAGGAACTATTTTGACCATCAAAAAAGAAATGGCAAAGGATGTACTAGATCGTTTCATTCGTGGCATGCAGGACCTTGGTTTTCAAGGTGAAGATATTTTAGCGGCAGTAGCAGAGAGTATCCGAAACAAGGATGGAGAATAG
- a CDS encoding ABC transporter ATP-binding protein — translation MENILEIHDVTKKYRSKHALRGVSFNLSAGKITGLLGSNGSGKSTLMKIIAGLTQPTSGRVSIIGGAVGLDSKAVVSFMPDKPLTESWMNVKDALKFQSDFYPDFDQTKASRMLEFMKLRAQDKVKDLSKGMNERLQLTLALSRRASLYLLDEPIGGVDPVARTKILNALVEFYEEDSTILLSTHLVSDIERIFDDVIFIKEGEIVMHTAVEDIRLRQGKSIDELFREVYAEC, via the coding sequence TTGGAAAATATACTTGAGATTCATGACGTTACAAAAAAATATAGATCCAAGCACGCCCTCCGCGGAGTATCCTTTAATCTGAGTGCGGGTAAAATCACGGGACTGCTGGGCAGTAACGGCAGCGGTAAAAGTACACTAATGAAAATCATCGCCGGGCTGACACAGCCTACTTCCGGTCGTGTATCCATTATTGGAGGGGCTGTAGGCTTAGATAGTAAAGCAGTAGTGTCATTTATGCCCGATAAGCCGCTTACAGAATCCTGGATGAATGTTAAGGATGCTCTAAAGTTCCAAAGTGATTTCTATCCGGATTTTGATCAGACTAAGGCTTCTCGAATGTTGGAGTTTATGAAGCTAAGAGCTCAAGATAAGGTGAAGGATTTGTCCAAAGGGATGAATGAACGTCTACAGCTTACACTTGCTTTATCACGCCGAGCTAGCCTGTATTTACTGGATGAGCCAATCGGTGGTGTTGATCCAGTAGCTAGAACTAAAATTCTTAACGCGTTAGTAGAGTTTTATGAAGAGGACAGCACCATTCTCCTTTCTACTCATTTAGTATCGGATATCGAGCGGATCTTTGATGATGTGATTTTTATAAAAGAGGGAGAAATTGTGATGCATACGGCGGTAGAAGATATCCGGCTGCGCCAAGGTAAAAGCATAGACGAACTGTTCAGAGAGGTGTACGCAGAATGCTAA
- a CDS encoding PilZ domain-containing protein, with translation MDVSSRKEPFRYVMNQPLECWIEVPISSSGPGAGKLTEAVLLDLSRSGCKVRTPLNLRFTAGDTKLVIHLQLNEEKLQLVGSVRWGWMFGLGQYQYGVKLKLNEDEEEQLHRELDIWTASLNVEGL, from the coding sequence ATGGATGTGTCCAGCAGGAAAGAACCATTTCGCTATGTAATGAACCAGCCGCTTGAATGCTGGATTGAAGTTCCAATAAGTAGTAGCGGTCCGGGTGCCGGAAAGCTAACAGAAGCTGTGTTGCTCGATCTTAGCCGATCTGGCTGCAAAGTGCGCACCCCCCTGAATCTTCGATTCACGGCGGGCGATACAAAGCTAGTAATTCATCTTCAATTAAACGAAGAAAAGCTTCAACTCGTGGGTAGCGTCCGTTGGGGCTGGATGTTCGGACTCGGCCAATACCAATATGGAGTTAAACTTAAATTGAACGAGGACGAAGAAGAACAGCTACATAGAGAACTCGATATATGGACAGCCTCTCTAAATGTAGAGGGCCTGTAG
- a CDS encoding pentapeptide repeat-containing protein: protein MYQYLNETFQKHNFDQGSLQDGELNNCTFEQCSFKGSSMEEMTSIGCRFIDCDFTGAMLNASHHKGTAFTNCKFTGANLFVSKFEDCKMVGSDFSNAYLDGITLIGGDWSYTNLRHTNLSRQDLRGIRFTEADLMGCNLQKSDLRGADLSRVQLSQCKLKGADLRDAIVEGIDLKSLDLQGVRMDIDQAVLLARSFGAKVGN from the coding sequence ATGTACCAATACCTTAATGAAACGTTCCAAAAACACAATTTTGACCAAGGAAGTCTACAGGACGGGGAACTAAATAACTGTACATTTGAGCAGTGTTCCTTCAAGGGAAGCTCTATGGAAGAGATGACTTCCATCGGCTGCCGATTTATAGATTGCGATTTTACTGGAGCCATGCTCAATGCATCACACCATAAAGGCACGGCTTTTACTAACTGTAAGTTCACGGGTGCGAATCTGTTCGTATCGAAATTTGAAGATTGTAAAATGGTAGGCTCTGATTTCTCAAATGCTTATTTGGACGGGATCACACTTATCGGCGGGGACTGGTCCTACACGAACCTGAGACATACCAATCTTAGCAGACAGGATCTGCGCGGGATTCGATTTACTGAGGCCGATCTAATGGGTTGTAATTTGCAAAAAAGTGATCTTCGAGGGGCTGATCTGAGCCGTGTACAGCTGTCTCAATGCAAGCTTAAGGGGGCTGACCTACGGGATGCTATTGTTGAAGGAATTGATTTGAAAAGTTTGGATCTGCAGGGTGTTCGTATGGATATAGATCAGGCTGTACTGTTAGCACGCTCTTTTGGGGCTAAGGTAGGGAACTAG
- a CDS encoding glycoside hydrolase family 73 protein, with the protein MTETEFIAKIANFAVKDMQISKVPASLTIAQAALESGFGSSGLTVKANNLFGIKGSGPAGSITVQTTEYVNGKAVKVEALFRAYNNWGESVADHSALIVNGVSWNRNLYSKVLGASGKVAAQEIAAAGYATDPNYAAKLIQIMNTYNLYKYDDEAKEGDDEMSAEDKQRLASLETEIKELRALIVSLTDSKDTLKTGMQEQGQSITMLSDRVTLIEGRAVMNVPPWAEAAVKAASAAGLLDTPSGGSYDFYRIITVLNRAGLLASGSGK; encoded by the coding sequence ATGACGGAGACCGAGTTTATTGCGAAGATCGCAAATTTTGCTGTGAAGGACATGCAGATCAGCAAGGTTCCAGCATCGCTAACGATAGCTCAAGCGGCGCTGGAATCGGGCTTTGGCAGCAGCGGATTGACTGTTAAGGCCAACAATTTGTTTGGGATTAAAGGTAGCGGACCAGCCGGTAGTATTACTGTGCAAACTACTGAATATGTTAATGGTAAAGCTGTTAAAGTAGAAGCTCTTTTTCGGGCCTATAACAACTGGGGAGAATCTGTTGCGGATCATTCCGCGTTGATTGTGAATGGTGTTTCGTGGAATCGTAATCTTTACAGCAAAGTGCTTGGTGCTAGTGGCAAGGTAGCCGCACAAGAGATTGCTGCCGCTGGTTATGCTACCGACCCAAACTATGCAGCAAAGCTAATCCAAATCATGAATACCTACAATCTGTATAAATATGATGATGAAGCCAAGGAAGGTGATGACGAAATGTCGGCAGAGGATAAACAAAGGCTGGCTAGTCTGGAAACGGAAATAAAGGAATTGCGTGCTCTTATTGTGAGCCTTACGGATAGCAAGGATACGCTAAAAACAGGTATGCAGGAACAAGGCCAGTCGATTACTATGCTTTCAGATCGTGTGACTTTAATCGAAGGCCGAGCAGTGATGAATGTACCCCCATGGGCTGAAGCGGCAGTAAAAGCAGCGAGTGCTGCAGGGCTGCTAGATACACCGTCAGGTGGCAGTTATGACTTCTATCGCATAATAACAGTGCTGAACCGTGCAGGCTTACTTGCTTCTGGTAGTGGAAAATGA
- a CDS encoding holin — protein MYNDALNSVLAFASVLAVFVMALVQLVKNSVRLPRNIVPVVGLAIGLLVGAVAYPFTDMNLILRLWAGGLAGLSATGLFELAFNKRDGTKTDEK, from the coding sequence ATGTATAATGATGCTCTCAACAGTGTGCTTGCCTTTGCTTCCGTGCTGGCTGTTTTCGTAATGGCACTTGTACAACTTGTGAAGAATAGCGTGCGACTTCCGCGGAATATTGTACCGGTTGTTGGATTAGCTATTGGCTTGCTGGTTGGAGCAGTGGCCTATCCGTTCACTGATATGAATCTGATCCTGCGGCTATGGGCTGGAGGGCTAGCAGGACTTTCGGCGACGGGGTTATTTGAGCTTGCTTTTAACAAAAGGGATGGAACCAAAACAGATGAAAAATAG
- a CDS encoding sporulation protein YjcZ encodes MGAEFGGVGGAFTSTGAILVLFILLVIITSACIF; translated from the coding sequence ATGGGTGCAGAATTTGGCGGGGTTGGTGGCGCTTTTACTTCCACAGGCGCAATCTTAGTGTTGTTCATCTTGTTAGTTATTATTACGAGCGCATGCATATTCTAA
- a CDS encoding DUF6773 family protein: MKKSKMNDERIVSQRRTIQSDAYQILVYCLLISVLIQQFIMNAPFEQFAVEFFCLIGSGIYITIRHLSVGVDIWDSRRNTNKKLLINSIISGGICVSLLIVLAGERNVWSIILIFVSFTIVYFLTHLVLRNINKKRQQQIDDELGSDDTVE, from the coding sequence ATGAAAAAAAGTAAAATGAATGATGAACGAATTGTATCTCAAAGAAGAACGATTCAAAGTGATGCTTATCAAATATTAGTATATTGTTTGCTGATTTCAGTACTGATTCAACAATTCATAATGAATGCTCCGTTTGAGCAATTTGCAGTCGAGTTTTTCTGTTTAATTGGTAGTGGAATATATATAACGATACGGCACTTGTCTGTTGGTGTTGATATTTGGGATTCCCGAAGAAACACAAATAAAAAGCTGCTCATAAACAGCATTATTTCAGGCGGAATTTGTGTTTCGTTGCTTATAGTTTTGGCGGGAGAAAGAAATGTATGGAGCATTATTTTAATCTTTGTATCTTTTACAATTGTTTATTTTCTTACACACCTAGTGTTACGGAATATAAACAAAAAAAGACAACAGCAAATCGATGATGAATTAGGTAGTGATGATACAGTTGAATGA
- the rsmD gene encoding 16S rRNA (guanine(966)-N(2))-methyltransferase RsmD, whose product MRVVSGSAKGRPLKSVPGSGTRPTTDKVKEAVFSMIGPYFEGGAVLDLFAGTGGLGIEALSRGMESAVFVDMDPKSIDTIRANLKATNLEASAQVYRNEAGRALSALEKRGRVFDLVFLDPPYRLKHGDELMLSMVEKGMLQEDAIIVLEHESSYAYPEDIPGFYRLRQAVYGETTISIYQYEANPSVESETDEEVENESAN is encoded by the coding sequence GTGAGAGTGGTATCGGGAAGTGCAAAAGGAAGACCACTAAAAAGTGTGCCGGGAAGTGGAACAAGACCTACAACCGATAAGGTGAAGGAAGCTGTATTCAGTATGATCGGTCCATATTTTGAAGGTGGAGCGGTACTGGATTTGTTCGCAGGTACAGGTGGTTTGGGTATCGAAGCTTTAAGCAGAGGGATGGAAAGTGCCGTATTTGTAGATATGGATCCCAAGAGTATTGACACCATTCGTGCCAATTTGAAGGCGACTAATCTTGAAGCGAGTGCGCAAGTGTACCGAAATGAAGCAGGAAGAGCACTTAGTGCATTGGAGAAGCGGGGACGTGTTTTTGATTTAGTTTTTCTAGATCCTCCCTACCGATTGAAGCACGGAGATGAGCTGATGCTATCTATGGTAGAAAAAGGAATGCTGCAAGAGGACGCAATCATTGTTCTGGAGCATGAATCAAGTTATGCCTATCCTGAGGATATCCCAGGATTTTATAGGCTGCGTCAGGCCGTATACGGAGAAACGACAATTTCTATTTATCAGTATGAAGCTAATCCTTCTGTGGAAAGCGAGACTGATGAGGAGGTAGAGAATGAGTCAGCAAATTAG